A portion of the Anabas testudineus chromosome 22, fAnaTes1.2, whole genome shotgun sequence genome contains these proteins:
- the LOC113147807 gene encoding G-protein coupled receptor 151 — protein sequence MDIDRPANVSFFDFVGGVQLLQGEETRTAMPIILIGICVSGAVGNLLVLLIFIRDFRNGKGSEVKALLASLASTDLVILLLCAPVRAVTYYKQTWTLGSFVCSTTDWFQHSCVVAKTLILAVTTRAKHTVVPSTAMGPLYSPTWIHGALVFIWILSMMFPIPQMLFASLVQYGRDTICVSEMPVCASDFMSLFYKIYPTVTFVVPVVLTLAYYTRTLHTAVNHAPCPQHLSKVTLVLLCLSGAHGLMLLPEWGTFTWIRLGYNKPPVGLIIFAQVLLYACSSLSPVILMTMYDDVREGLINIWFIATCRSSKHHPSKKCPKTEGNGAEVGANAVSNAISQEKDKTFPDVEHFWTGRRNTQVEDDQDPVPWEREEKML from the coding sequence ATGGATATTGATCGACCAGCAAATGTCTCCTTTTTTGATTTCGTTGGAGGAGTTCAACTTCTCCAGGGGGAGGAAACCAGAACAGCCATGCCCATTATTCTGATCGGGATCTGCGTGTCCGGAGCTGTTGGGAACTTGCTCGTTTTGCTGATTTTCATCCGTGACTTTAGGAACGGGAAGGGCTCTGAGGTGAAAGCGCTCCTCGCCTCCTTGGCCTCCACGGACTTGGTGATTCTGCTGCTGTGCGCTCCCGTGCGCGCTGTCACCTACTACAAGCAGACCTGGACCCTGGGGAGTTTTGTTTGTAGCACCACGGACTGGTTCCAACACTCGTGTGTGGTTGCAAAAACTTTAATCCTTGCAGTCACCACCAGAGCCAAACACACTGTGGTTCCCAGCACCGCCATGGGTCCCCTCTACAGTCCGACATGGATTCACGGAGCCCTGGTGTTCATCTGGATTCTGTCCATGATGTTTCCGATCCCACAGATGCTTTTCGCTTCTCTGGTGCAGTATGGCCGGGACACCATTTGTGTCTCTGAAATGCCAGTTTGCGCGTCTGACTTCATGAGTTTGTTCTACAAGATTTATCCAACTGTGACCTTTGTGGTGCCGGTGGTCCTCACGCTTGCCTACTACACCAGGACGCTGCACACTGCGGTGAACCACGCACCCTGCCCGCAGCATCTGAGCAAGGTTACTCTGGTTCTTCTGTGTCTAAGCGGCGCCCATGGGCTCATGCTGCTGCCAGAATGGGGGACATTCACTTGGATCAGACTTGGGTACAACAAACCGCCTGTGGGTTTGATCATCTTTGCGCAAGTTCTCCTTTACGCATGCAGCTCCCTCTCTCCGGTAATCTTAATGACCATGTACGATGACGTGCGTGAAGGACTGATAAACATCTGGTTCATCGCCACCTGCAGAAGCTCAAAGCACCACCCCAGCAAGAAATGCCCCAAAACGGAGGGGAACGGAGCGGAGGTCGGCGCAAACGCCGTGTCCAACGCGATCTCACAGGAGAAGGACAAAACCTTCCCAGATGTGGAGCACTTCTGGACAGGGCGCAGGAATACGCAGGTCGAAGACGACCAGGATCCAGTCCcgtgggagagagaggagaaaatgttgtaa
- the mavs gene encoding mitochondrial antiviral-signaling protein, with the protein MSFASEKLQKGYLRRKMSTIASKVKVREIIAHLPCLTDHDRENIEAKRENNGNFDGMMLLLECLKRRENWPEQLIEALEACEQPTIAAEIRAEYDALRGINNSNPSPPSATVISAHVHPPPSGSHLPTPESGKSQATVAPSAEAPTPLEPVAHTTPQPETPVHAAQSPAAQIPRDVLPPKPPRAIEIEVAPLPSTPPPSPEIQHTGASTPPPLQREVNAHQEPEENSESDIQDMAGGTGVTPDQVSTGNGEVNSVVAPPASCPVEQSETDTLSCSESLQTTSTITEIRAPQSPPPTQTNSHVTDRSSFPILTPEKPPVQDTTPLVEKVPAVVLEPEETSEPQTTQVAETNRQTTTAATASPLSGAAVVNASHFDDSTVCLSKPGQLISIQPQNHGGPNILATNSPVEPYSGNTDRLEMSDDAQDTVNFAHVPACSAVSSTPGNTVSGVPYQENGIALNPNEPEENHYESPCQSLERQDVRVNVVHVSGEVSILNLDGQTSSPQAQISSSDTAKKITSASPLSTTTTAATASSLNAHSSENYSTEPVPVDISSQSPDPEESGASWILTNNTKYIATAAGVAALALLITWKLKN; encoded by the exons ATGTCGTTTGCCagtgaaaagctgcagaaaggaTACCTGCGGCGGAAAATGTCAACTATTGCATCCAAGGTGAAAGTGAGAGAAATTATAGCCCATCTTCCCTGTTTGACTGATCACGACAGG GAAAATATAgaggcaaaaagagaaaataatggGAATTTTGATGGGATGATGCTTCTTCTGGAGTGtctgaagaggagagaaaactggCCGGAGCAGTTAATTGAAGCACTCGAAGCATGTGAGCAGCCAACGATTGCAGCTGAGATCAGAGCTGAATATGACGCTCTAAGGGGCATTAACA ATTCTAACCCTAGCCCGCCTTCAGCGACTGTCATCAGCGCACACGTCCATCCACCACCATCTGGCAGTCATCTGCCTACTccagaaagtggaaaaagtcaGGCTACTGTTGCTCCATCAGCTGAAGCGCCCACTCCTCTAGAGCCAGTTGCCCACACCACACCCCAACCTGAAACCCCTGTACATGCTGCACAGAGCCCAGCAGCACAAATTCCCAGGGATGTTTTACCACCTAAGCCTCCTCGGGCAATTGAGATTGAAGTGGCTCCTCTTCCATCAACACCGCCTCCTTCCCCTGAGATCCAACACACGGGTGCCAGCACACCGCCGCCACTACAGAGGGAGGTTAATGCTCACCAGGAGCCAGAGGAAAACTCTGAGTCAGACATCCAGGATATGGCTGGTGGTACAGGTGTCACTCCTGATCAAGTGAGCACAGGAAACGGCGAGGTCAACTCTGTGGTGGCTCCTCCAGCGTCCTGTCCTGTTGAACAGTCTGAAACAGACACTCTGTCCTGCTCAGAATCTCTGCAAACAACCTCAACAATCACAGAGATCAGGGCACCACAGAGTCCACCTCCAACTCAGACAAACTCACATGTGACAGATCGATCTTCTTTCCCCATACTGACCCCAGAGAAGCCCCCAGTCCAGGACACCACCCCTCTTGTGGAGAAAGTACCTGCTGTTGTCCTGGAGCCTGAAGAGACTTCTGAACCTCAAACTACACAG GTCGCTGAAACAAACCGACAGACTACAACGGCAGCTACAGCCTCCCCCCTGAGTGGTGCTGCTGTTGTGAATGCTTCTCACTTTGATGACAGCACTGTGTGTCTGAGCAAGCCAGGACAACTCATCAGCATCCAGCCCCAAAATCATGGTGGTCCTAATATTCTAGCAACCAACTCACCAGTGGAGCCCTATTCAGGAAATACCGACCGCCTGGAAATGAGTGATGATGCACAGGACACTGTGAACTTTGCCCATGTTCCTGCATGCTCTGCTGTCAGCTCCACCCCTGGGAATACAGTCTCTGGAGTACCGTATCAGGAGAATGGCATTGCTCTTAACCCTAACGAACCAGAGGAAAACCACTATGAGTCTCCTTGTCAGAGTCTTGAAAGGCAAGACGTGCGCGTGAATGTGGTACATGTGTCCGGGGAGGTGTCTATCCTTAACCTAGATGGCCAGACCTCATCACCACAAGCTCAgatcagcagcagtgacacagcCAAGAAGATCACCTCTGCATCACCACTCTCCACTACCACCACTGCTGCCACTGCATCGAGTTTAAACGCCCACTCCAGTGAGAACTACTCCACTGAACCTGTTCCAGTGGATATATCATCGCAGTCGCCAGATCCAGAAGAGAGCGGAGCTTCTTGGATCCTTACAAATAACACAAAGTACATTGCGACCGCTGCAGGAGTGGCCGCCCTTGCACTACTGATCACGTGGAAGTTAAAAAATTAG